DNA from Petropleomorpha daqingensis:
CATGTCGAACAGGACGGCGGACGGGCGGTACGGCGTCCCTGCTGCAGTGCTCATCGGCACCCAGTGTCCCAGCCCTCCGGCCGATCGCGGCGGACCTAGGGGCGGACCGTCGTCGCCGCCACCTGACCGAACGCCCGGCGGACCTGCTCGGTCAGCGCGGCGACGGCGAAGGGCTTGGTCACGTAGCCGGTCGCGCCGGCGCCGAACAGCGCGGCGCGGTCCTCCGCCGAGTCCCGCGCGGTCACCATGATCACCGGCAGCGCCGGGGAGGAGGCCCGGATCCGCCGCAGCACGGTCAGCCCGTCCAGGTCGGGCAGCATCGCGTCGAGCAGGACGACGTCCGGCGCCCGCTCCCGGACCGCGCGCAGCGCCGCCTCCCCGGTGCCGGCGGTCCGCACGTCCCAGCCCTCGTAGGCGCAGACCATGGCCAGCAGCTCGCGGATGGCGGGCTCGTCGTCCACGACGAGGACGCGCCAGGGCGGCGCAGCGGGATCGGGCACGGCCGGCACGGGGCTACGGTGCCCCGCCCGGCTGTGCCGCGGCTGTGCGGCGGTTCTGCGCTGCCCTACTCGTCCTCGGTGCGGTAGCCGAGGTTCGGCGCGAGCCACCGCTCGGCCTCGGCGACCGTCCAGCCCTTGCGCCGGGCGTAGTCCTCGACCTGGTCGCGGCCGATCCGGCCGAGGTTGAAGTACCGCGACTGCGGGTGCGAGAAGTACAGCCCGCTCACCGCCGCGCCGGGCCACATGGCCATGCTCTCGGTGAGCTCGATGCCGGCGGTGGCCTCGACGTCGAGCAGCTGCCAGATCGTCTGCTTCTCGGTGTGCTCGGGGCAGGCCGGGTAGCCGGGCGCGGGCCGGATGCCGGTGTACTTCTCGGCGATCAGCGCCTCGTTGTCGTGCACCTCGTCCGGCGCGTAGGCCCAGAACTCCTTGCGCACCCGCTCGTGCAGCCGCTCGGCGAAGGCCTCGGCCAGCCGGTCGGCCAGCGCCTCGAGCATGATCGCCGAGTAGTCGTCGTTGGCCTTCTTGAACTCGGCGACCTTCTCCATGGCGCCCAGCCCCGCGGTGACGGCGAAGGCCCCGACGTAGTCGCGCAGCCCGGTCTCCTTGGGCGCGACGAAGTCGGCGAGGGACTTGCGCGGCGAGCCGTCGCGGCCCTCCGTCTGCTGCCGCAGCTCGTGCAGATGCGCCCGGACGGCGGTGCGCGACTCGTCGGCGTAGACCTCGATGTCGTCGCCGTCCACCCGGTTGGCCGGGAACAGCCCGAACACCCCGTTGGCCCGCAACCAGCGCTCCCGCACGATCGTGTCGAGCATCGCCTGCGCGTCGTCGAACAGCCGACGGGCGGCCTCCCCCGACGCCGGGTTGTGCAGGATGTCGGGGAACCGGCCGCGCATCTCCCAGGCCAGGAAGAACGGCTGCCAGTCGATGTACTCGCGCAGCTCCTCGAGCGGGTAGTCGTGGAAGGTCCGCACGAACTGGGTGACCTCGCCGTGCCGGTGGTCGCACTCGGGCCCGGTGCAGACGTCCTTCGACTGCTGCACGAGCATCCGCGGCCGCGGCGGGTGGTAGCCGGTCCAGTCGATCGGCGTGCCCGCCGACCGGGCCTGGGCGATCGGCAGCAGCTTGCGCGAGTCGGTGCGGGCGGCGTGCCGCTCGCGCAGCACCTCGTAGTCGGCCGCGGTCTCGGCCAGCAGCTTCGGCCGCCGCTCGTCGGAGAGCAGGTCGGCGACCACCGGCACCGAGCGCGAGGCGTCCTTCACCCAGATCACCGGCCCGTGGTAGCGCGGTGCCACCTTGACCGCGGTGTGCGCGCGCGAGGTGGTGGCGCCGCCGACCAGCAGCGGGATCTCGAAGCCCTGCCGCTCCATCTCCGCGGCCAGGTGGACCATCTCGTCCAGCGACGGGGTGATCAGGCCGGACAGCCCGACGATGTCGGCGCCCTCCTCCTTGGCCGTGTCGAGGACCTTCTGCGCCGGCACCATGACCCCGAGGTCGATGACCTCGTAGTTGTTGCACTGCAGGACGACGCCGACGATGTTCTTGCCGATGTCGTGGACGTCGCCCTTGGCGGTGGCCATGACGACCTTGCCGTTGCTGCGCTCGGCGTCGCCGGGCTGCCGCTCGGCCTCGATGAACGGGATGAGGTGGGCGACGGCCTTCTTCATGACCCGCGCGGACTTCACGACCTGCGGCAGGAACATCTTGCCCGCGCCGAACAGGTCGCCGACGACGTTCATCCCGTCCATCAGCGGGCCCTCGATGACCTCCAGCGGGCGGCCGCCGCGGGCGGCGATCTCCAGCCGGAGCTCCTCGGTGTCACTCTCGGCGAACTCGTCGATCCCCTTGACCAGGGCGTGGGTGATCCGCTCGGCCACCGGCAGCGAGCGCCACTCCTGCGACTCGGCCTCCTTGGCCGCGCCGTCGCCGGCGAACTCGCCGGCGATCTCCAGCAGCCGTTCGGTCGCGTCGTCCCGGCGGGCGAGGATCACGTCCTCGATGCGCTCGCGCAGCTCGGCGGGCACCTCGCTGTACACGTCGAGGGCCCCGGCGTTGACGATCGCCATGTCCAGGCCGGCGGCGATCGCGTGGTAGAGGAACACCGAGTGGATCGCCTCGCGCACGCGGTTGTTCCCGCGGAAGGAGAACGACACGTTGGACACCCCGCCGGAGACCAGCGCGCCCGGCAGGTTCTCCTTGATCCAGCGGGTCGCCTCGATGAAGTCCAGCCCGTAGCGGGCGTGCTCCTCGATGCCCGTGGCGACGGCGAAGATGTTCGGGTCGAAGATGATGTCCTCGGCCGGGAAGCCCACCTGCTCGGTCAGGATGTCGTAGGCGCGCCGGCAGATCTGCGTCCGCCGCTCGAGGGTGTCGCCCTGCCCCTGCTCGTCGAAGGCCATGACGACGACGGCGGCCCCGTACTTGCGGCACAGCCGGGCGTGCTCGACGAAGACCTCCTCGCCCTCCTTGAGCGAGATGGAGTTGACGATCGGCTTGCCCTGCGTCGTCTTGAGGCCGGCCTCGATGACCTCCCACTTCGACGAGTCGATCATCAGCGGCACGCGCGAGATGTCGGGCTCGGCGGCGATGAGCTTGGTGAAGCGGTCCATCGCCTCGACGCCGTCGATCATCCCCTCGTCCATGTTGACGTCGATGACCTGCGCGCCGGCCTCCACCTGCTGCCGCGCCACCGTCAGGGCCGTCGGGTAGTCCCCGGCCTTGATCAGGTTCCGGAAGCGCGCCGAGCCGGTGATGTTGGTCCGCTCGCCGACGTTGACGAACAGGCTCTCCTCGGTGACCGACACCGG
Protein-coding regions in this window:
- a CDS encoding response regulator transcription factor gives rise to the protein MPAVPDPAAPPWRVLVVDDEPAIRELLAMVCAYEGWDVRTAGTGEAALRAVRERAPDVVLLDAMLPDLDGLTVLRRIRASSPALPVIMVTARDSAEDRAALFGAGATGYVTKPFAVAALTEQVRRAFGQVAATTVRP
- the metH gene encoding methionine synthase, which produces MPDTSSLRPDATAELTALLRQRILVLDGAMGTAIQQERPAEGTYRGERFADWPTDLRGNNDLLSITAPGLIDGIHRRYLDAGADLLETNTFNANRISLADYGMSDLAYELNLESARLARAACDAVATPDKPRYVVGALGPTNRTASISPDVNDPGARNVSYDELVAAYLEQANGLVDGGADLLLVETIFDTLNAKAAIFALETLFEERGRRWPVMISGTITDASGRTLSGQVTEAFWHSVLHAAPLLVGLNCALGAKELRPYIEEMARVADTFVSCYPNAGLPNAFGEYDETPEQTAEVLAEFAAAGFVNVVGGCCGTTPEHIAAIAAAVDGAAPRTPAEHRPALRLSGLEPVSVTEESLFVNVGERTNITGSARFRNLIKAGDYPTALTVARQQVEAGAQVIDVNMDEGMIDGVEAMDRFTKLIAAEPDISRVPLMIDSSKWEVIEAGLKTTQGKPIVNSISLKEGEEVFVEHARLCRKYGAAVVVMAFDEQGQGDTLERRTQICRRAYDILTEQVGFPAEDIIFDPNIFAVATGIEEHARYGLDFIEATRWIKENLPGALVSGGVSNVSFSFRGNNRVREAIHSVFLYHAIAAGLDMAIVNAGALDVYSEVPAELRERIEDVILARRDDATERLLEIAGEFAGDGAAKEAESQEWRSLPVAERITHALVKGIDEFAESDTEELRLEIAARGGRPLEVIEGPLMDGMNVVGDLFGAGKMFLPQVVKSARVMKKAVAHLIPFIEAERQPGDAERSNGKVVMATAKGDVHDIGKNIVGVVLQCNNYEVIDLGVMVPAQKVLDTAKEEGADIVGLSGLITPSLDEMVHLAAEMERQGFEIPLLVGGATTSRAHTAVKVAPRYHGPVIWVKDASRSVPVVADLLSDERRPKLLAETAADYEVLRERHAARTDSRKLLPIAQARSAGTPIDWTGYHPPRPRMLVQQSKDVCTGPECDHRHGEVTQFVRTFHDYPLEELREYIDWQPFFLAWEMRGRFPDILHNPASGEAARRLFDDAQAMLDTIVRERWLRANGVFGLFPANRVDGDDIEVYADESRTAVRAHLHELRQQTEGRDGSPRKSLADFVAPKETGLRDYVGAFAVTAGLGAMEKVAEFKKANDDYSAIMLEALADRLAEAFAERLHERVRKEFWAYAPDEVHDNEALIAEKYTGIRPAPGYPACPEHTEKQTIWQLLDVEATAGIELTESMAMWPGAAVSGLYFSHPQSRYFNLGRIGRDQVEDYARRKGWTVAEAERWLAPNLGYRTEDE